The following DNA comes from Erigeron canadensis isolate Cc75 chromosome 3, C_canadensis_v1, whole genome shotgun sequence.
GATTTTATGAATAGAGGGCTCCCATACTATCACTTAACCCGTTGAGCCATAAATTTGAAGGTGGCGGCGGTGTTACCGCCGGGTTGAGACCATGAAACCACCAACCCGTCATCCACTCCTAGTCCCCTTAATGGTTTGGCGACTTGTATTTGTAAACAGGTTTGCAACTTCAATCAATTTAAATTCAACTCATACATTCTATTCGACTTCGTATATATagcacatatatatttttttttaactattcttagtgtttaattaaaaacaaaataccaaCGTCAAAAGTTCCCAAAAgctttttcaaagaaacaaagtTACTAAGAATACATATAtacctttttgtttttggtgactatattttaatttttaaacccaaaacaaataTAGAAAGAAACGTTAACTAAATCTTGAAAACTGGAAATAGTAACACACAAGTTCCTATCAACCAAAGATCCTACATAATTTCAAAGCCCAAAACAATATTTCTCAACAACTCTCTcctaatatataaaacttctATATTACACCAATTCCATGCTCTTAATTTGCACTTCAAATATAAACCCTTCTAGCAATCCTCTTaatcaaaattaacaaaagAACTCCAAATTATTCACTATGGAAGCTaacattattatcatatttatgGTGTTAGCTACCACTTCAGCCTATTTCCTATGGTTCCACCACCTTTCTCGTCGTCTTTCTGGACCGAAAGTCTACCCTTTCTTCGGTAGCCTTCCGGTTCTTTTCTTAAACAGGTCCCGAATCCATGACTGGATCGCGGGAAACCTACGTTCAACGGGTGGTGGAACTTATCAAACCACCACAATAGCAATACCTTTCTTTGCACGTAAACAAGGGTTTTATACGGTTACTTGTAACCCGAAAAACATTGAACATATACTTAGAACACGGTTTGATAACTACCCGAAAGGACCAACATGGCAAACCGCTTTTCATGATCTCCTTGGTCAAGGGATATTCAATAGTGATGGCGAAACATGGCTGATACAACGAAAAACCGCGGCTTTGGAGTTTACGACACGGACACTACGCCAAGCCATGGCTAGGTGGGTTAGTCGTACTATTAAAACAAGATTATGGTGTATTTTGGAGAAAGCATCTAATGAACATTTTCCAGTTGATTTGCAAGATCTTTTACTTCGGTTAACATTTGATAACATTTGTGGGTTGACATTTGGTAAAGATCCGGAAACATTATCGACCGAGTTATCCGAGAATCCATTTGCAACCGCTTTTGATTCCGCAACCGAAGCAACGCTACAAAGGCTATTGTATCCGGGGTTTTTGTGGCGTTTGAAGAAGCTTATAGGGATTGGAGCGGAAATGAGACTCCGAAAAAGCCTTCAGGTTGTCGAAAACTATATGACCGAGGCATTAACTGCTCGTAAATTAAACCCGTCAGATGATCTTCTGTCAAGGTTTATTAAAAAACGTGATGTTGATGGGAATATATTCCCAAATGATGTTTTGAAACGTATTGCTTTAAACTTTGTGCTAGCCGGGCGCGACACATCATCTGTCGCGCTCAGCTGGTTTTTCTGGTTGGTCATGAATAACCCATTGATAGAAACAAACATTATCAATGAGTTGACCACAGTATTAAAAGATACACGTGGCAGCGATTCCAACACATGGGTTTCGGACCCTTTGACTTTTGATGAGGCTGATAGATTGGTGTACCTAAAAGCTGCTTTAGCAGAGACTCTCCGCTTGTATCCATCAGTCCCAGAGGATTTCAAGTACGTCATAAACGATGACATTTTACCAGATGGAACTAGGGTCCCATCTGGTTCAACAGTGACGTACTCGATATACTCTGTAGGACGAATGAAGAGCGTGTGGGGCGATGACTGCTTGGAGTTTAAACCCGAAAGGTGGTTATCTGCGACTGGAGACCGGTTTGAGGCACCGAAGGATGGTTACAAGTTTGTGGCGTTTAACGCCGGTCCAAGGACTTGTTTAGGCAAAGATTTGGCATACTTGCAAATGAAATCAGTGGTTTCTGCCGTGCTCCTTCGTTACCGGCTGTCGTTAGTTCCCGGTCACCGGGTGGAACAAAAGATGTCATTGACATTGTTTATGAAAAATGGTCTAAAGGTATACTTGCACCCACGCGATCTTACCTCAGCATAGGTCACCGGCCATTTGAAGggcaaattatatatatgatataatttgttgtttttgagGTGGTTGTATACTTTCATATATCAAAATGCCACATACTCGTGTTTGGTCAAAGGGTCATTTAATTTGTATTTACCATATATCATTCTtgtttaattgtaatattgtaaTGCTTTGTTTGGCTTGACGAAATTCATAACAAGCttttccaaaaatatatattaaaaaattatgagtcacctttatatatatgtttttttttgtgaaaatgtgAATTATATTACTATCCAAAAAATATGTAcacctttatatatatgttgtttatatatgtgATCAAAAGTAATCAAATCCAAACATTTTAGAAATAAAACATCAAAGAAGGGGTTTAAGAAAGTGATACACTTCATGTTATGTAACGTCACAATTTTGTACATAAAAATGATAGTAAGCTTGGATACGTATAGGAATTAATCAAATTAAAGTACACGATAGATTCATAATGAGATTGTGagattaataaatttatttattgaagaagaaaattaatagaaaaaacTAACAAGCTTGGAGCTACACAATTTATGCATATTtattcaaagtctttttctcgttgtttattttcagtttttagGAATTTGGTTCCACTTTTATCTGTTCCTTTGAACGTAGTTACCATTACCAACCACTATATAAAGCCGGTAATAGGCAAAACCACCATCGGTCCATCGCCGTGCTACTAATCGACTATCATTggtgaaaaatttaaaaataatcacTATGACACATCATGCAGGTACGATTATAATATTTTGTATCCATAAATGCAATTAGCTAGCTAGAGCTTATAGGCTTTTTGCCATAACTATCAACACGTAATAGTAAACATGGCACTAAATAAATTAAGATTGGTTTTTTTAAAAGACAGCGTATCACTTATTTACTAATATCAAATGGGTGTTGTTCAAAGTAGGTTGGAATCTTGTATATCAATAGAATCGACCAAGAGTTGCCTTTTCTAAGGGTGCATAGTatgatattttttctttttcaaaaaagcAAGATTTGGGTTAAATGGAATTATGGAAAAGTAggttttcttattaaaaaaaaaaaacaaaaaaaaaaaaacagaagtcAATAGTTAAAATCTTGTTGCTAATTTCACGACAGGAGATGATActttacataatatatttttatttcgctacaaataatgttgc
Coding sequences within:
- the LOC122594271 gene encoding cytochrome P450 86A1, with translation MEANIIIIFMVLATTSAYFLWFHHLSRRLSGPKVYPFFGSLPVLFLNRSRIHDWIAGNLRSTGGGTYQTTTIAIPFFARKQGFYTVTCNPKNIEHILRTRFDNYPKGPTWQTAFHDLLGQGIFNSDGETWLIQRKTAALEFTTRTLRQAMARWVSRTIKTRLWCILEKASNEHFPVDLQDLLLRLTFDNICGLTFGKDPETLSTELSENPFATAFDSATEATLQRLLYPGFLWRLKKLIGIGAEMRLRKSLQVVENYMTEALTARKLNPSDDLLSRFIKKRDVDGNIFPNDVLKRIALNFVLAGRDTSSVALSWFFWLVMNNPLIETNIINELTTVLKDTRGSDSNTWVSDPLTFDEADRLVYLKAALAETLRLYPSVPEDFKYVINDDILPDGTRVPSGSTVTYSIYSVGRMKSVWGDDCLEFKPERWLSATGDRFEAPKDGYKFVAFNAGPRTCLGKDLAYLQMKSVVSAVLLRYRLSLVPGHRVEQKMSLTLFMKNGLKVYLHPRDLTSA